CCGCATTCAACCCGCTCAAATCCGCCCCTGTGCCGGCCACCCGCCCTGCATTGGACACCATTTGCTGGAGATCGCCGGTTTCGGCGTTGACCTTGATATTGGTCATCACCGTCGGCACCGCCAGAAACGCGATGGCCATGATGAAAGCGATGATCGCCACGGCAACCGAAATTTGCACCAGGTCGAAACCCGCCTGGCGCTTGAGCGAGCTCCGGACGCCTGTTTTGCGGATGCTTTGCATATGATTCATACCCCCTCCAATCAAAATTAAAATGTTAACTATAATGTATACTATAACAAACTTTGAATTTGAAATGCAAAGCTAAATCGGCCCGCCTGTCATTTGCTGAATCTGGTTGCTGGATTCCAGCGCGGTCAGCAACATGCCCGCCACGGTCAACATGATGAAACCGCCGACAATAACGATCAGAATGTTCCGGATCATCGAAGATCGCTCGGCAATCATCTCGGCGATTTCCTCGATGGTGCCCAGACCAATCTTACGAATGCCGTCTTCAAAGTTGCTGCGCTCGGCATATTCGGCGATCCGGTCGAAAATCTCTTCGGAAAACAAGCCGGTATCCATCGCTTTCAGGATGCTGCGATTGTCGGTGAGCGACACGCGTATCCTCGCCAGATGCCAGCGCATCCACGGAGTGGCGCCCTGCTCCAGCAGGCATACCGCGTCAAAGGTTGCGGTATGCGCCTGGGACATGGCCGCCAGGGATACCAGAAATTCGCTCGCTTTCAGGTCGCGGTAGATGGAATACGGCAGCCTGCGATCCAGGCGGTTGCGCATCGGCCCCGTCCAGCGCGGCAGAGACCAGAAATACGCGACCAGCAAACAGGCGGGCACGCCGTATATCAGATACCAGAAATCCCTGATCACGTGGGACATCCAGTACAGGATGCGTCCGATCAAAGGGAATTTGTCCGGCGGCATGATCTGCTCCATGATGGGCATCATCCCCAGCGCCACCCCCAGTTGCACGCCCGTCATCAGCATCAGCAGAAATATGGGCAGCGACACCGCCAACTTGATGGCCTTCGCGTTGCGCTCCCGAATTTTCACCACTTTGGCCAGGAAGCGGAGCGCCGACGGCAAGTCCCCTCTTTCACCGGATCCGATCACCATCAAGTCATCGGCCGGCACCGTGCCCTCCCATGCAGACTTCAAGTTCTTGGAAGCCGCGCGGTCACGCCACAACGCGAACAAGGGCGCCATGCTGTTGCCACGCTCCCGCGCCAACGCATGCTTCTGCGAGAACAGCTCGTAAGGATTGGCGCCATCCTCGATCGAGTCGGCCAAATCACTGTAAAATTTGGCGCGCAGCTTCAAGAATTTCCGCTTCGCTCTAGCCAGGCCAGCATATTGTTGCTTGCGGGCCGCCCCCCCTCTCAGCATTTGCCTGATACCCTCCATCATCGCGCGCCCCCCGCCAGCCGATAGTCCACCGTTCCGGCCTGAATGGCCTGCAGCAGCTTGGCGCTGATCCTTTGATCTTGCCGCAGACCCTTCTCAACCAGATCGCCCAGCGTCACCAAACCGATCTCCTTTTGAAACACCCGGCCATCCCATACCTCGCTCAACCAAACCTCCCCGGCATAACCCGTCCCGCAGCAGGGCGCCTCCGTGTTCCGCGTGCGGACACGCTCAAAGCTCGCCCCGCGAAAATCATTGACCACTTCGGTCAACTCCCTGGCGGCCTGCTCCGCATCCACCGGGTTTGCGCAAATCGGACACAGCGCCGGCACACGTCGGGTATTGACCCCCATGAGCACACGCCCCTTGGCCCACTCAGGTCGCTCCCCCAGCAGGAACATCAAGGCCGACTCCGCATTGGCCTGACGGCTTGGATACACCGCGATCACCGGAGAGGAAAAGCCGCGCAAACAATCCGCATCCGGATTCGCCAGCACCGTCGCCACGCCGGCAATGGCACTCTCCTCGCCATATGCCGCCGGCACTCCGCCGCGCCACGCCTCGGCCAACAACGATGCCGTCAAGCGCCACGCCATGCTGCCAGATACGAACACAATGGCCCCCGGCCGCGTCAACTCCGCCAATAGACGGTCTATCGCCACCCGATCCGTCAAACCAAAAGCGGACAATGGCGCGGCCTTGCCCTTCCGCTCCAGACTCATCGTCGGCTCGCAAAGCCACAGCGCGTCGCCATTGAGCGAATGAACGGCGCCCAACCTGCCCAACAATTCACGCGCGGCGGCATCATCCGCCACGGCAAGCGGCTCCAGGCCATAGGCAGATTCTTGCAACAACAGCCGCCGCCCCCATCCCGCCGTTGCGGCATAAACCCGGAAGGCATCGCAAATGTCCACCGCATGCGCCACCTCGCCAGCCTCCACAATCTCCTGCCACAAGAAACGGCGAAGAGCCCAGGCGTAGACATGAGAAGACAGCGCCACGACTTGAACGGTCAGCCGCTCCGCCTCCGCCTGGTCGCATGCGCGCCGCACCTGATCGGAGGCGTCTCCGCGCGAAGCGTCCGCCACGATCAGCAGATCCTTCCCCCAATGCTCTCCTCGCATGAAAAAGTAGCCATCTCCCCCCAGCCTATCCTCCATGCGCAAAAAAGCCGGCAATTCGCCGCGAGCGGAAACTGCAACGGCAGCCAAATCAGAAAACGCCAGATGCAAGGCCGGAACCGGCCAGCTCGCAGCGGCGTGGGCGGCATGGCTTTCGCCATCCACCAGCCCTAGCGCGTCCAGACACTGAGACATCTGCACAGAGTCCCGCCCCAGCATGCCGCTCTTTATCGCGACGCGAGCCCATTCCGGCAGCGACTGATGCTCACGCGCCACGTCCCCGGCGACATCTCCGCCCGGCGCCTCCTCTGGAGCGGCAAATGAGATATCCTCGGAATACCCCATATCAAAAGCCTCGGCAGCGCTTGCGCTCTCGCCCCTCGCCTCCTGCGCCACCCTTTGCAGCAATGCCATCCGTTCAGGAGCGATGCCTCCATTCGAATGAACGCCGCGAGGCGCCATGCCGCCTTCCGCCCCCCGCATGTCGGCTGCCGGAAACGCATCGCCCCACTCCTGGTCGAAATAACCGGGGGGCATGGATGAAACTGCCATCGCCTCCCCAGGCTCAGCATGTGCCCCCTCCCTCCCGCGCTCCCAGGCAGCCGTCAAGCCATCCTCGCCGCTTGCCTCTCGAGCGGGAGCCTCTTGCTGCCAGTCAAAATCTTCATCCAGGTTTTCATCCAGTTCCCGCAATGGCGGCTCCGACGTCACCTCTTCCTTGGCGAAGCCGAATCGTCCCAGCAAATTTTTGAAAGCGTCTTCGCTAGCCATTTCTACCTCTGTTTAATTGGCCGGATTGAATGGGTGATATTTCTTCAATTTGCGGAACGCCGACTCCACATCACGCGGATCAAGCAAACCCAGCGACATCTTGTAAATAGCATGCTCCATCGCCGTCTTTCCAAACATGCCGGCATCGTAAAGCTTTCCATTGCTCAGGGAGCGCCAATACCTTTCCGCCTCCCAGAAACGTCCTTCACGAATCATGGGCAACATTTCTTCAGTCACTTCGCACACCTCGGCGACAACCGTTTGCCCCACGGTTCCCAGATGGCGACAATGCGGACATCCTTCGCCTTCCGCTCTGATTTTCTCTATATCCAAACCCATGGAGGCGATAGTCATCAACAACTCCTCATCCAACACCTCCATTCCCGGCCGACAGCATTCCGGACACAACACTGGCACCAGCTTCTGATAGACCAATGCCACCAAAAAATCGGGAGAAGCCATGGCATGCAACGGCATGCCTATCTCGTCACCCGACAAACGTGGAATAATTCCAAAACAACTAGAAGCGTGAACAGTGGACAGCACCTGATGGCCCGTCTCCGTCATGGACTTGGCAAAGGCGCCCGTCTCTCTGTCACGCACTTCGCCGCTCATGATTTTGTCCGGATCCCCACGCAACACAACCTTGGCAGCCGCGCCAAAAGGCGTTTCGCCACTCTCTTTCTTTCCATCCTCAGCCTTCCGCTGAATAGGAATTTGGGTAACGTGAGGCTGAATATATTCAACTGGATCTTCTATTGAGTAGAATTTCTTGCCCGAATCCCGCTCATAGGTCATCAAAGTTCTTAAACTGGTTGTCTTGCCGGAACCCGTTTCACCGGCTATAACCAGCAAACCCGGAGAGCGGTGAACACCGTCTTCCAAAATTTCTATATGATCCTCGGCATACCCCAGCTGAGAAAGGCTCATGATATCGCTTTCCACGGCCTCATTCAGCAGGATCCGCAGTATGACATCCACCCCTCTATTTTCTTTTATGCTTTGAAATCGGAGCTGATAATCCCTGCCCTTGACAGAAATGGGAATAGAACAACTTTGATGCTTGTGCGGATCAAAGTGACCGTGACTTCGGCTGCTGGAGTCAGCCCGGGAGTTAAATGCTGTCGAAACCGCATCCATCATGGCATTAAAATCCCGTGACAATCTGTCCCGAGCATCTGCCTCTCTCAGCTTGCTATGTATCCGAAATTTGACCACCACTTGATTTTTATCGCGAAATTCAAAATGTACATCAGACGCCTTTAGCTCGATCGCCTTCTCAACAATCAAATCAAAGTTTCTGTAACCGCCCGTTTTAGGATCTCCGTCACGGGAGCTTGCTTCTGTGCTGTGCTGTTGCAACTGGGAGTGAATCAGGAGTATTTCCTCCATCGTCCCGACAAACACCCCCAAACAATTTAGTTTAGCCCTCGCATGCACGCCAGAGTCAAAGCGTTGCAAAAGGTCCGTCGCCTTCAATTGGCGATACGCGATATCTTCCAACAGTAAAATATACTGCCTGGCTTTTGCAGACCCCAGCACCATGGAGTTGTTTTCATAGCCAGACAACGACAGATCGCTTTCTTGCTTCCAACCATAGTGACGAATGGTCTCCGACTTCAAAGAAGCAACTCGCCTGACTGGCAAACCACCCTTGATGCCCGCGGAGCGTTCTCGCGCGCTCTGCATGACATGCGAGGGGGGAGCCGTACCCGTGCCTGAAAATTTAGCCAGCCATTTATTAAACATGGTCAGATGACCCTCATACCCACCTAGTTAACGCCGATCAGATGATGCGGCGCCCGCATCCATCAATAGTCTCTTTCGTTTTCCACCTTTGCCGATGTCGACAAAATCCTCTCCGATTTGGACTACCTTCCACCCCTGAACAACCTCGTTTCGACTGACAATCTTGCCGTACTTCCCATCTACAACGAGGTATGCTTTTCTTACATTTCCGCTTCCCTGTATGAAAACGATGTCGAAAACCTGGGAAGCGCCATCCTTGCCCGGAACAGCAGTCCCCTGCATGGGAATCGGGGGAGAAACGGAAGGTATAGCCGGCAGACCGCCAGGCATGCTTACCCCCGCGGAAGGGGCTGGCGTGGTTAGCGTTCCTTTTGCGAAAGTGTCGATGGTATCCGCGGATGCAATGGAAGATGCCAAGGACAGCACTACAAAAAACTTACTTAACATAGAATCTCCCTTGAGCTGAAAACTCTGGCGATTTCTCATTGATCACAACGGTTACCTCAGTCAACGACATATTTCCCGCTCTCTCCAGTAAACCTGCAATCGAGTCAATAAAGGCCAAATGCCCCTTCAGCGACCAATCTCCTTTTGAAACCAACTCAATCGCCCCCCTCCTGTTTTTCAAAGCAGGAGGCTCCGCTATCAATGGCTGCAGTTTGGATAAAGATACACTCATCATCTCTTTACCCTGCTCGATCTGCTTTCCAGCATCGACCAAGATTTGCATGCGCACCCCGCCTTTCAAATAAAACTGATCCTGAGGAATGGGCACAACCTGCCTGGCTTGAGACTCTGGAATCGTCAGGCTTTCCGATGCCGTATCCATATCCTGAAACTGGCTGACCTGCCTCTCTTTCAGCAAGGTTTCAAACGTGCCGCCTGCCCCGCGCTTCCATACCAATATGCAGGCCTGGTCTTTGCACAAAAGGCGATCCACCTTCCAGCCCCCTGCCTCGCTGGGCAAGACCTGAATCAATCGCTGAACCGACCTTGCATATTGGACGCCATGATTAAGCGGCTCCTGATCCAAGGCTTTTTTCAACTGCGCCCGGTACTCAACGACAGGATCCGGCTTGGCCGCCTCCGCCTCCGCGATGCGGGCCTGGGCCTCTTTCTCAGACGCGTCCGACCACCACCACACTCCGCCCAGCGTTCCGCCCATGACCGCGAACAACAAAGCGATGCCAAACCAGCTTCTCGATGGCAGCTGCTTGAACTTGTAATCGCGTTTTTCTTCATCCGTCAGAGTGGTCGTGATGTCGGCAAGATTGACGTAACGCGTAACCTGGATTCGCTCGTCGTCGATATCCCCCAGGATGGTTACCCCTGCGCCGACCTCTTGAATGAACTGAATGGCGGCATCGATCGCCGCGCTCCTGGGGAGCACGCGATCGTCTTCCGGCTTTCCGTCATGGATGGACAGGAAAACGACCTTCGAATTGTCGGCCGGGTCGCCATGCAGAAACACGACGTTCTGATCATCCGTGATTTCGCGCAACAAACCCGCAAGCGCGAAAAACTCACTCTTGCGGACATTGCCAGGCAAGCTGGCCAGGCCGACAACCCTCGTCCCCAGCGCGTTCTGCAAAGCCAGAAAATGTTTTGCCCCCCGCCGTCCGGCAAGCTCTCGGATTTCATCCGCTTCCTTGCTCAGACCCAACAAGCCTTCCCACTGGACTTCGATGACCAGATTGCCCGGAAGCACCCTGGACATGTCACACTCCCTCGGTCAGTTGGGGCGAAATCACGATAATGATTTCTTCATCATCCTGGCCGGCCGACTTTGAGCCGCCTTCGTAAGCAAACACCCCTTTCCTGGAGGTATTGTTCTTGGCCCTGCGGAAGCCGCTCAATATCAAGGTCTGCCCGGACTTTAGCGAGGCCCGCTGCATGGTCTGGACAGATGTGGTGTTCGGAGTCTGGATCGTGCTTTCGCCCGAGGTGACCTCCTTCAGCTCCAGCAATTCCGACATGTCGATCTGCACCTGCAGCATCACGCTGCGGTTATCCAGCAAGGTGGGAAGCATGTTCATCACAAAACCCGTCGTGATCATGCCTTGCTCGACGCCCGCGAGAGGACTGGCGCCATTGTTGCCGGCCGTGACCGTCACTTTGGAGAGGTAGCCTTGATTGTTGGTCACCGCCACAGGCGCCGGCTGGTTATTCAAGGTCACCACATTGGTATTCACCACCGTACTGACTCGCCCTTGCTGGCTGAGTGCTTTGAATAGAATGGACGACCCTGAAAACTGGCCGGAATTCATCGTGATGCCGAAAATCCCCGACCCTTTCAAGGCATCGCCCGCAGTTTTGAAAGACGCCCCCCACCCGCTGCTGGCCGCCCGATAAACAAGATTCCAGTCGATCCCGGCAGCGGAGTTCTCCGTGAGGCGGACGGAAAATACCTGGACGGAAAGACTCACCTGCCTGCCCAAGACGGCATTCTCTCCATCGATATAGCGACGCACCCGGTCGACCACGTCGGCCGAATCCGTAACCGTGATGGAGCTCGTCATTTCCGATGGGATGGCCTTGCCCATCGGCGATAGCATGCTGGAAACCGTATCCGACAACTTGTCCCAGTATTTGAGTTCGGAAGTCATGCTTACTGATGAGTCCGATCCGAAATTCAAGGACATACCGCCGCCGGAACCGCCAGAACCACCGCCAGAGGCGCTGCTCTGCGAACTTTTTCCCACCTTGGCTGAGTAACTGGAAGTGCCAGGCATGGTTTTGATCTGGAAAGTCTTGGTCACCAAGCGCGAAAATTCGACGGCTCCATTCCGGTAAGACCAATTCGTCCCGGTTCGATTGGCGATAGCATCCAGCAAACCCTTCAGCGAGCCGGAATAATTCAACTGCGCGCGCGGCTCCATATCCATGGCCTGGCCAGACGCGCTTGCCGCCGACATGCCGGATAGCGCCATCCCGCCGGGAATCGGCGGCATGCCTACCGGTGGCGGCGGCATGGTCGGGGAGGATGCGCCGCCCCCCGCCGCAGAGTTGGACTTGGTTGCCGCCAGGCCGAAGATATCCCGAGCTAAACGTATCGTTATGCCTTGCTCCTTGGCCACCTGCTCCGCAATCAAGGAAATCGGCAATGACTTGCCCGTTGAAAAGCTGGCGGATGTGGAAAAACGGGCGGGCAACGTGTCGACGTCATCTACAACGATGGAACGCTGAGCAAACCAGGCGCCATTGCTGCGCTCCAGCAACTCCGTGGCGGGAAAGGCCAGATTCGCCTCAGCCTTGCGCAACACCGCCTGGGAATTGTCTATTCGTTCATCCGTTTTTTGCAGCATCCCCGGCGTGCCGCATCCCGCCAACAGCGCGCTTCCGCACGCGACAGCAAACATCCTTCTCATTTCCACTTTCCTCATCGTGTCGCGTGAATGACGCGGAGCACTCGATTCGCGTCGTACACCTTGACGCGGACGGGAGAATCCGTATTTTGCAGCGAGCGCGCCACCTGCTCGATCACGTCAAGGAAAGAGCCGCTGAATGTCGCCGGGTAGTCGATCGGAAAGTCTCTATCCACCTCCCAGGCCAACTCCCAGCCATTTGCCTTGGCAAAATCACGCAACGCGGTCGAAACTCTCCCCTGCCCAGGAGTCAACTGGAGCGTTTTGCGTTCCGCACCAAACGCAATCGGCTTGCCGTCCGCACCATAAGCGCCTGCAGCACTTCCTTCCGCCTTCTGAGCGGCCATGGCAGACATCGGCTCCTGCTCCAAGTAGAGGAAGCCGGCTTGCGCGTGCCCAGCCAATGCCAGAAACAGAATGGGGAACAACATTGCTCGCTTCATCTTCACGCCTTAAATATTTAATTTAGTGGCAATGATATCAAACTTTTTTACACATTGGTCAAGCTCGCATTGCCGACCTCCGGCAAGGGCAAGCCTCTCTGCTGCAAATTCTGTCGAATCACATGGCCAAGGTAGCGACGCATGATGACCAGACAGCCATAAAGCCTCACATCCCGCAACGGCTTGCGTTCCCCCAGCTCCATATAGTAGTGCGCCATCACCCCCGCCCCTTCCATGAAAACGGTTTTGCGCCCCACGCTGGCCAGCGCCGCCCAGATCTCCGGGTAGCCATGGCGAAACAGGATAGCCCTTGCCCAGTCGCAGCTGACCACTCCAAACCGTTCCCGATGATGGTGCAGGAGGCGCACCATGACGGTAGCGCGATAAGCATGCTTGTCGCACGCCAGCCTGACCAGTTTCCTGCTGACCCCCAGACGGCGCGCAAAGCCCACGAGCAGAGGGTCCTCCGGGTTGGATGGCGCCCCAAGCTGCCGCTCAAGCGCCACCAAGAATTTCTCGTCGAAATCCGACGCATCATGATCAAGACTATTGCGCTCCAGCCATTCGGATACCTGGTACAACTGCCTTTCCTTTGGATCTACCCCCCTGGCCCTGATGACCAGATTAAACATCTTCCGATTTGCAGGCCGAGATGACCAAATACTGCGAACTTGGCGCTCCCTCTTGATATGCTTTATCAAAAAAGGGGTAACCGGCATCGCGAATAGCCAACCTAGAAAGTAGTCCAACAAAATTGCACGATACAGTGTCGGCTCACTCTTCAACCAATATGCCCCATGGTAAAAAACGTCCCCTACCAGTGGCAATCTGGAAAAAAATAAATATCGCTGATAAGTGCTTTGCAACCATCGCGAAATGATGTTATCAAAGAAAAACACTGAAGCAACCAGCAAAACCATTATTGCAATGATGATGAAAAATCTATCATCTCCAGCGCCCTCCCCCCTAGCCGCCATCAAACAGGGCTCCTA
This genomic window from Chromobacterium phragmitis contains:
- a CDS encoding type II secretion system F family protein; translated protein: MKLRAKFYSDLADSIEDGANPYELFSQKHALARERGNSMAPLFALWRDRAASKNLKSAWEGTVPADDLMVIGSGERGDLPSALRFLAKVVKIRERNAKAIKLAVSLPIFLLMLMTGVQLGVALGMMPIMEQIMPPDKFPLIGRILYWMSHVIRDFWYLIYGVPACLLVAYFWSLPRWTGPMRNRLDRRLPYSIYRDLKASEFLVSLAAMSQAHTATFDAVCLLEQGATPWMRWHLARIRVSLTDNRSILKAMDTGLFSEEIFDRIAEYAERSNFEDGIRKIGLGTIEEIAEMIAERSSMIRNILIVIVGGFIMLTVAGMLLTALESSNQIQQMTGGPI
- a CDS encoding GspE/PulE family protein, which gives rise to MFNKWLAKFSGTGTAPPSHVMQSARERSAGIKGGLPVRRVASLKSETIRHYGWKQESDLSLSGYENNSMVLGSAKARQYILLLEDIAYRQLKATDLLQRFDSGVHARAKLNCLGVFVGTMEEILLIHSQLQQHSTEASSRDGDPKTGGYRNFDLIVEKAIELKASDVHFEFRDKNQVVVKFRIHSKLREADARDRLSRDFNAMMDAVSTAFNSRADSSSRSHGHFDPHKHQSCSIPISVKGRDYQLRFQSIKENRGVDVILRILLNEAVESDIMSLSQLGYAEDHIEILEDGVHRSPGLLVIAGETGSGKTTSLRTLMTYERDSGKKFYSIEDPVEYIQPHVTQIPIQRKAEDGKKESGETPFGAAAKVVLRGDPDKIMSGEVRDRETGAFAKSMTETGHQVLSTVHASSCFGIIPRLSGDEIGMPLHAMASPDFLVALVYQKLVPVLCPECCRPGMEVLDEELLMTIASMGLDIEKIRAEGEGCPHCRHLGTVGQTVVAEVCEVTEEMLPMIREGRFWEAERYWRSLSNGKLYDAGMFGKTAMEHAIYKMSLGLLDPRDVESAFRKLKKYHPFNPAN
- the pilN gene encoding PilN family type IVB pilus formation outer membrane protein; amino-acid sequence: MRRMFAVACGSALLAGCGTPGMLQKTDERIDNSQAVLRKAEANLAFPATELLERSNGAWFAQRSIVVDDVDTLPARFSTSASFSTGKSLPISLIAEQVAKEQGITIRLARDIFGLAATKSNSAAGGGASSPTMPPPPVGMPPIPGGMALSGMSAASASGQAMDMEPRAQLNYSGSLKGLLDAIANRTGTNWSYRNGAVEFSRLVTKTFQIKTMPGTSSYSAKVGKSSQSSASGGGSGGSGGGMSLNFGSDSSVSMTSELKYWDKLSDTVSSMLSPMGKAIPSEMTSSITVTDSADVVDRVRRYIDGENAVLGRQVSLSVQVFSVRLTENSAAGIDWNLVYRAASSGWGASFKTAGDALKGSGIFGITMNSGQFSGSSILFKALSQQGRVSTVVNTNVVTLNNQPAPVAVTNNQGYLSKVTVTAGNNGASPLAGVEQGMITTGFVMNMLPTLLDNRSVMLQVQIDMSELLELKEVTSGESTIQTPNTTSVQTMQRASLKSGQTLILSGFRRAKNNTSRKGVFAYEGGSKSAGQDDEEIIIVISPQLTEGV
- a CDS encoding toxin co-regulated pilus biosynthesis Q family protein yields the protein MKRAMLFPILFLALAGHAQAGFLYLEQEPMSAMAAQKAEGSAAGAYGADGKPIAFGAERKTLQLTPGQGRVSTALRDFAKANGWELAWEVDRDFPIDYPATFSGSFLDVIEQVARSLQNTDSPVRVKVYDANRVLRVIHATR
- a CDS encoding secretion/conjugation apparatus DotM-related subunit; this encodes MAARGEGAGDDRFFIIIAIMVLLVASVFFFDNIISRWLQSTYQRYLFFSRLPLVGDVFYHGAYWLKSEPTLYRAILLDYFLGWLFAMPVTPFLIKHIKRERQVRSIWSSRPANRKMFNLVIRARGVDPKERQLYQVSEWLERNSLDHDASDFDEKFLVALERQLGAPSNPEDPLLVGFARRLGVSRKLVRLACDKHAYRATVMVRLLHHHRERFGVVSCDWARAILFRHGYPEIWAALASVGRKTVFMEGAGVMAHYYMELGERKPLRDVRLYGCLVIMRRYLGHVIRQNLQQRGLPLPEVGNASLTNV